The genomic region tatatgcatcaatcttaaaatcgcgtaatcctttgcattccagtgttgaattgcccgtttgttctgcataatccgattatctcgttttgatcagatattatccagacttaactaacaacatgccgtcatcccggggtgtcataaaccacactgggtggcagatgacagtctggtcattaaacacaattgatgatgccaccatgtcttctctttctggtagtattaagcagtcatttggtttaaaattttacctccgacatacttaacagttgcgttcattagatatgttacatattgtacaaattaaaagttatgtccaatatagaatatcagaaattgtacaccgtaaagatactagcccgtttaatccctggtttaatttatgaaaaaaagtatttgataattataaaatttacctaaaaacataacatttaacgtatttagcgggtatcggttaattaaaactacgtcatttcgtatgaagatttaatgttacggcaatgcacgaacgacatcataaaacaagaaattatatttgacacgaacgggggtaaatattgtttaaaaaaatattaatatagatatatgtgtgttaaaatgttagatatttgccactcatactcactagtaacgagttttcaatatacatgaatacacagttcaaattgcatcatgtaaagttgtgtttttcagttgtatgtttatattcctcaatagcgtcattctctgtacaaaacccatcaaattaaaattacatgttaatactgtcatgcacttcgcttttaatagggctttgtagtacgtttattttcgaTGCACCCTTTATACTTTCTATTACTCctgtgtttatcacactaacgtactcatgccattcataattatatttttataattagatgtattactattgtaatttattgaagcttttctgcaaaaaatattacggcttatgcatagagctctttgttgtgtcaaattgtcggcctctcagtcttcagataatctttaatttgatgcttatgccgcgtttttaaagttgcaaataaatgtattaataaattcgtttggcgcttaataatatatttttgaaatattatttaggtgtttttttcggagtttttttgtgtggattaattgactaaacatttggtgtcgttatccacttgttttgcgttacttcaaagacctataaaatacattttttttgtattttttagctttatagctgttaaatgattcacagatgaaaatatagatatatcacatagatcacattctcttcatcttccgaataatcacataaaagatcgtcaagatcaatatcactctctcataataaaaagctcgttttttaacgtgacaaaattccataattaaatataaatccaaaccacaattttttatctttgatatcagttagaacaagaaaaataaaggaaggcgtatcaaaaatatcatacttaatataatatgctatgattttggaatgtagatttttaccacatgagaccaattacaaacaattagcggtaattaattgcgcgagaatctttaataagtattaattaaaatataaattgcttaatgttgcggctattaaaatcaacacaacaatacatgcgtgaattgtttgtgaaacgttaaaagtaacaagtctaatcaaagacatagtatgagcgactgaaccggcaaattttcgccgatgattaccacttgattacagatataaaaaaaacaaatacacgaaagcattttaaacattttatttgtaacaatcaatctcaacttcaaacaatcatttaaacaacaaaaatgtgataatcgcctcacattaattcattaagtaatttatttatccgacaacggttaagcgggtattctctacgtttttggcttttggaatcacagtctcgcaccagttagcagcagtgtaatggcggacagtcacgtgactgacaatatggcggcggtcaatttatcgattatggaacggtctatacttAGTCAAAGGAACTAGAAAAAGCACATCTCAAGTTCTGTAAGCggttattgatatttaaaataaaaacctgTAATGCAGTCACATATAACGAATTAGGACGATATCCTTTGTTTGTTAATAGGTATATTTAGAATGATTAAATACTGGTTGAAACTTGTAACCTCAAACAATATAATTACTAAAATTATTTATTCGCAATCTGTTGCAGATAGTTATAATGGTCATTCGAATTTGGCTGCAAATATCAGAACATTGTTGACAGAATATGggtttgcatatatatttgaGAACCCTAACGTAATCGATTAggatacattttaaatgaatttaaaacccgtattattgacacctttaagcaaGAAACTATGTCTAAAATAGAAAATATCTCTATGTTATACCTATGCAAGTATTTAAACAATCACATTACTATGAGCCCAATCTAGATATTTTGTCCAAAAGtaatctttcatttattagcaAGCTTAGATTAAAAGGACTTCATCTAAATATACAAATAGGCCGTTATAAACGAATTCCTAGAGAAGAAAGATATTGTACCTTTTGCAATTCTAGGGATATCGAGGACGAGTACCATTTTGTCATTATATGCACTTGTTATACTGTAATTAGAAAGaagtatattaaacaatattactatGTTAAAccttctttattttaatttgcaCAACTTTTGACCTCATGTTATAAGACCGATATAATTAAGTAATCTTTGTAAGTTTGTTAAGGACGCTCTAAACTACAGAAATGCActaaattttgttaataactgAAACACAGTTCTTCTCCGAATAACTTTTCGATTAGGTATTGTTTAACTTATAAGATCGTATAACTCTTTCACTTAATGATATGTCatgttgttttatgtattatacatgtatatgtatcgaAGGCGATGTACTTGTTAGGGGCcatccaacagataaagcgtcgtatcgacgcgaaacgaaattttgggaaactacgagcaTGACCAGGTAGCTTATAtagttaaaaaatacattatctcTCTACATGAGCGTGGaaggtcgagtggtctaggcgggaggctttttactccaggactccagggctcagtggttcgagctctgttgcgggttacttttttccctttttttaaatttttttttcttggttttttactggagatttttagttcaaatgttttaatttatcaatataaaacattaaaagcatttaattacaagcttcaatacatgccaaaatctgttggacggcccctttaaataaaaggTTCTGTTCTGTTCATCTAAGTGCATTTTGTGAAAATTATTGAACGCAATATTACACACCtacaaatacatgtactaaaattgtgctgcataacatataaatatttcgCACTGTTCGAAATTTAGATTTTCAATTGTTCACACatttagttaatagagcttggctttgtaaaaaaacaacatacagtGGCAAGAAGtaataaatgttaaaactgaCACCTATACGGGATCGGTCAATAAATTGTTGAATGAACCTGGGGATTGATATTAGCAGTACTTTGAAACATTTTGCTTTAGTACTTTTCTTCAtagataatcaaataataaccACTTATGTTGCAAATTGTGtatttcatatacattttaaCTATTTATTCTTTACACAACACGGGTTTATGCAGAtcattaaaaacataatattgaCAAATATCACTTCCTTAATGTGTACAACACGATTGTAAATATATTCATCAAAATCATcgaagaaataatacaaatgtGCGCTTACATTACCTCCTATTTCAAGATTCAATTGTGTCTACTATATGATTAATATGTTGCAAGTTTAGTAAAAGACGTCTACGAAGTGTACTTTGAGGACAATAATGGTGAACTGGTAAATGAAGTGACTAGCCTAGAAGCCAATAAGACGCAGTCCTACATAAGCTGTTGGACTATCACGAAAGTTTGGGTGGTATTGGTAAGAGAATCATTATGTCAAGCCAAACCTAGAAGTTATGCGAAACACAATTTAATAAGGTATGTTTTCATTTGCAAATCATCATAGAGGTCTGGATTATGCCTTGCATGTGTCTGTATTTGAACagaaataaaaagtattatataTGCCTCATGTGTAATGATAGTAATAATGATTGTTTGAAATCCACGATTACCTTACTCAATCGTTAAAATAGTTATACATAAAGTTTTGCATTTCGAAGACACATGAATAACTCGCGTATAATCTTATTCAAATAAAGCTTATATAAATCCTGGAAGCTAGTGTTTTCTTTACcaggttttaaataaattgttgggGGAATAAAGGCCAAGGTCGACGTGAcgtaatattgaaatatatttccgCTTTATTATTTGAATGAGGTGGAGCTATTGTGTTAAAAAGTGTTTGACTACACAAAGGCTTTAGTAATAAAGTCTAACAAGTATGTTTTTGAAGTgtaaaattaaaagtatttttatatGGATGTGGGTTAGTACTTAGATAGGATGAACACATGATTTATAATCCAAACATAAGTGATAATTGTGACTTTGCTTCAAGTCGGCGACAAATAAAGTTGACTAAATAATTTGCAAatgtttatttgataaatttaaacattggatctaaaatctccagtaaacaaacaagaatacgATTAGAAAAAGAATAAAAGtaatcctcatctgggctcgaacctctgaccctGGGTTCCTGGAGTTAAAAAAACTtctgcttagaccactcggccatccgtgctcatgttatgacgagatgtattttatactttatataagcaatcctcgtagtttcacaaaatataacgacaacaacagaactttccaaataattcaatcgtttctcgttgcaacgctttataatgttcagatttttaaatcgtcaaaagatgcatataatggatattttagagcatgctaaatgttcagtattactattttctcacaaatatcataactaaaatgaaaatgtgcgaatcttaaacactttttttttgtcaatttaccaaaacgtaaaaaggcgcCTTTAAACGACATGATTTTTTCTGAAAGTTGCGTTTTAACATTATTAGTGTTAGGTATTAATAATTACAAGATGTTTTGACTCATTTTATATTCAGTCAAATGTATCTTAATATTTGAACACTTTTATAAAAACTTCTATAGTTTTTTACATATCTTTTTCAAACGCATGCATTTATACGTGCGGGACTTGAATGAAATACAATTAGTTGATCCAAAAGACTCCTGGTTGCACATTGCCAAACTTTGGAGACGTTATTTCAAGTAAAATGGGGTGTAGATAATTAATATATCaacacatgttaaatatataCTTCAAAGATTCATTTCAAAAGACAattattttggcatgttttaatttaacaaattcaacaataaagtaACTGTTTTAAAATTGATCCCATCGAtgcattcaaacatattttatccAACTTTATTTTTTCACAAAGACCAACTGTATGTAGTAGCTGGCGTCAAAAGTCCGACGTCCATAATAATAATCTCTAGTGCGATTTGCCATCAACTCTTCCAGACAATCGTAAGCATATGGATGAAAATCTTGATgaagtttatttacaaataaactcTTGCTCCTGACCAGCAGGGGTAGGTCACCCGTTGCTATGATACAGACGCCGCGAACTCTTTTGCCCGCACACGGCCCCTGTTTTTGAATCTTGCTATGTAAGGCTTTGCTGCTATGTCCCGGGTCTTATtacctaaaaaataaaaattaataccaCTTCAAATAGGAACATAATCATATCCCAACTTACCATCATAGTGTTAACGCTATTTTTTGTAAAACTTACTAAAAGCCCATCATTTGTCTAATgcagttaaatatatataaatatcccAACGCCAAGTTACTTGCATTATGATCATTACACTTCTACATGGCTTATCCGAATGACAACAAACCAACCTGTGTAAGCCCCGGGTGCACCAAGGCTCGGATTGTGATTCAGGGTAGCAAAGAAGGTCTTATCTGGAATCTTCGTTTGTGTTGTCCAGTTGTAGAATTCAACGGCCTTCTCGTTGTGAAGAGCAAATTCCACGAATGCCCGACTGAGTACTGCATGCACTGCCCCTTTGACGGGTTTGATTTTAAAGGGTGGAGGACCGGCCTCTTTCCATCGGGGAGAGAAATTCCTTAAAAATACAGGAGAACTTAGCATAGCTTGAAAATAGTCCATGAAAAACTAAAAGATAACCTCGAATAACTTGAAAAGTATTGAAACGATGCAATTTTTATGAAGCGTCACTGTTTCGAACGTACTCCCATGAAAGGAAAGCAGAGACTTCGGATACAAGTTATAGAGGTTCTTTGGCAGACCATGAAGAAAACCTAGAATACATAGAAATACAAACGGACTGCAATGTATAAAGCATGCTCTGCAAAGTAAGTTATGAAAGAAGTCAGCAGTTTACAACTTGTTAACCCTTTAACAATAACTTAGAAATGATTACTTCAGTAATTACAGGAAACATAGCATAAACTTGATGCACGAACATTATTATAAGAAAACTCTGTTGAGAAATTAGAACAACGCgctaagttaaaaaaaaagattccATAGGCAAATGCtttaaattatttcaagaaaatacAAGAATTATACTCAACATATTTTTAAGtgattgtaatttattttatttaaataattattgctaaCATAATTCATGTAGAAGCAAGCGTAATAAAAGTTCCGCGAATGGATGACAGAGTATTTAAAACGGCACGCAAAGCAATTACACGAACTGAAAAGGCGGTAAGTACTAATTTGCACGACTACCGTAGTTCAACAGTTTAGTGATATTTAGATATAATCGATGCGCAAAAAATGTACACACCAAATATCGTCAggttaacagtgttttttttaaacaacaagagatgtgtttgtcagaaaaacgatgccccctattgcgtcgctttgaaatcaaatttcaatatatcatttgacagctttagaaattatctcccttttaaagcttattacttcccttggattgtatttttttacttttgactttgaaggatgacattgaccttgacctttcaccactcaaaatgtgcagcttcatgagatacacatgcaaatatccaaatatcaagttgctatcttcaatatatggcaaaagttatggtcaatgtgaaagttttcggacggacacagacacacaaacacacagacagacaaacggactgacagttcaactgctatatgccaccctaccgggggcataaaaagtaagtCTAGAGAGCGATCGTTGTGCCTGCAAATATTAAATGGCCCATGTTTATAGAGATAACTGAAAGTCAATATCTTGTTAAGTTATAATAAATGTTGGAAGTATCGGTAAGTGCTTATGATAATGACACATATGAATACAAGTATACCGTGTGTCGTGTTCTACGTCGTTGGACCGGTTGAGGGCTGTCAGAATTTTTACCAACTCGAAGTTCGACTTCAGGGGAAACTCCTGACCCGTCAGGTTAATAAAGTACTTCCATTTACGACTACGTCGATGAAGATCCTCCATGCAAACTAGTTCCGGTGTTAGAACGGACAATTTGCCCCATTTCACTCTGATCCGTTGAGACGCCATAAAAACATTGCCAAAGCATCCCGTAATGGAAACGACTGCTTTAAATATTTCGTCACTGGTTTTATCATCCACGTGAATGCAATAGAAATTCTGCGGTCTGTAAATGGCACGCAGAAGTCGCTCAAACATTTCAATGTCTTTGTACATCAGAATGCTAAAACCTACAGGAAACTCTCTTTCAAGCTCCGAAAGTGTGTCAGTTATATAGCCTCTATGAAGTTTAAATGAAGAACAATTTTCAGTccactttttataataatttggcTGCAAGTGCGTTCGCTTAAGGGTTTCTGTCAACGTATTTGCTCCATTAATTTCTTCCTTGTAGCCCTTAAAGATGGCTTCACAGTCGACATCAGTCACTAATCGACCTTCTTTAAACATAACTGGCTTTTCATCGTGTTTGACGTTTTCTGTGTGATTCGTCGTTGCTGTTGCTCCTCTTTCTGTCGGAATGTAAGCCAGCGCCCCATCATCGTGTATTCTAACATGAAATAATGTGTTGTTTTGCGACAAAGACGTTGGCAGTATGTGTCTATCAAAATGTGGTCCAGACAGTTGGCTCGTAGTCCACAAAAACAGCGCTGGTAGTGAACCAATTGCCACTGTCACAATTGCACATTTCAGTACAGACTTCTTGGCAAAGCATGCCATAAACATGACACAATGGCGGGGCATCGATGCATATAGTTCTGGTTCAAATCTAAAACAAAAAGTTGGCTTTGTTAAAGACCATTATAAACGAAACCAGTATTTTGCAGATTCAAAGATTATTTcatgttttttggcataatattatgttgtaataataataataataataataataataataataataataataataataatagtttatttttattattattatcattagtagtagtagtagtagtagtagtagtagtagtagtagtagtagtagtagtagtagtagtagtagtagtagtagaagtagtagtagtagtagtagtagtagtgtagtagtagtagtagtagtaatagtagtagtagtagtagtagtagtagtagtagtagtagtagtagtagtagtagtagtagtagtagtagtagtagtagtagtagtagtagtagtagcagcagcagaagtagtagtagtagtaacataattattattcataaattaaaatatcttttaaaacagttacacGTACATCAaatcaattatattaatatacttatttattaGATCTATAATAACGCTTTAATCTCATGTAATTGTACGTACCGTAGCATTTCAGCACACAATTTGATTATACCGATTCTATAAAAAAAACGccagattttattttaaaaaaatgacatattttacTAAAAGCAATTACGATTGAGTCCATGACATATATTATCAACAATAATTTAACGAATTAGTTGATGACATGTTTGCAGAAGCTGTGAAATGACACTAATCAAGAGTGAAACTATTCAAGCGCTtcgaagcgagttcgagccaaacAAACAAATGAAGGTACGAAAATGGTGACCGAGATTGACAAAACACTAAGAGTCATCCAAAATTTAACCCTcgctatgatgatgatgaggaggaggaagaggatgatgatgatgatgatgatgatgatgatgaggaggaggaggaggaggaggaggaggaggaggaggaggaggaagatgaggatgatgaggatgatgaggatgaggatgatgatgatgaggaggaggaggaggagggggaggagggggaggaggaggaggaggaggaggaggaggaggaggaggaggaggatgatgagtAATCATTTATAATAGATTTTTACACATGATCAAACAAATGATGCAAATTTAATCAGTCACAAATAAAATACACGTTTTCAGGTCAAGATAGAATTGCTGTAACAATGTTTCTttgatattgtatattttaagtaCACTTTACAAAGTAATAGTGCTCATACAAAATTGAAACTTTAACAGTACGATACAATATACAAAGTCGTATGTCACCAACTTTTTATGCATATTTTTCCGATGGATTTGCTCGAAGATGAAACAACGTGAAAAACTTGTCTTCCGTGTTGTTCCGGATTAGTGTTCAGCAACACGTTTCTCAACTCCAAATTAAAGATTCCGTATAAATAATCTAGTAATAAAATTGTACGATGAAAATATAACATTCATACCATTTTATTCATCATATTTTACTAAAATCAAACAACGATTGAGTCAATTACATATGTTACAAAAATAGTTGAACGATTTAGTTGATGACATGTTTGCAGCAGCTGTGAAATGACACTTATCAAAACTGAACCTCATCAAGCGCTTCGAAGCGAGTTCGAGCCCATGAAACAAAATTGAGGTACGAAAATGGTGACCGAGACTGACAAAACACTCAGAGCCATCCATAATTTTACACTCgcgatgatgatgaagaagaagaagaatatgatgaagaagaagaatatgatgatgaagaagagAATGAAGAAGACgaaggtgatgatgatgatgattatgatgatgatgttgatgatgatgatgatgatgatgatgatgatgatgatgatgatgatgatgatgatgatgatgatgatgatgattaaacgTGATGCAAACTTAATCAGTCATAAcctaaatacatgttttcaggtCGAAATAGTATCGCTATAACAATGTGTAtttgatgtatatatttttagTACACTTAGCAAATTGATAGCGCTTATACAAATTGAAACTTTGAAAGTACGATACAATATACAAAGGAAACAATCAGATGTACCTACATATTTTGTTGCTTCTTGTCGTTTGTCACCAACGTTTAATGCATGTCTTTCCTACGGATGAGCCCGAAGATGAAAAACGTCGAAAACTTGTCTTCCGTCTTGTTCCGGATTATTTTTCAGCAACACATTTCTCAACTGCAAATTAAAGATTATGAAAACACAATACAGTAATAAAAATTCATTACGTCATGTTTGATGGAAATATAACATCACAATgacatattttgataattttagtTTGTTTACGATTTTTTTAAGCCAGATTATTCTACTTTATACagcattaatatttttatgacaATTATTTCTCAATATCATAAACTTAAAAATGCATAGATATGAGAGGATTACAAATTAGTATGTTTGAGTGTCATCGTATATTattataagctttatttttaagtttttaggATTAATATTATTGCATCATTCTTTGTTATAATGGTTTACCCCTAATTGTCCCAAACTGTAATTTTTAGGCTTAAAAATCGATTTCAGAAAATACAGGTAAGTAAAATGCCTGGAGCATAAACATAACTATAGTTAAATTCAATATGTTGTcgactttattattatttattattaattatttatgttgtcTACATTCCATCGTATCACAAGTCTTGATCGAAAAGGATTAACTGTTTTCCTATATCTTTTTTCTTTTACAAATCCAATTGTGGATagaatacaaatataatattgatcgataaacacacataattttcaattttatgttataaaattATGCACGCTGTATGATCCTGTGTTTGAGAATTGATGTGTTTTCATGACCTTTCACCTATAGACATTCGCGCACCACCGCATGCAGATGGTGAGAATTTCTAGTAAATTCTTTGTATAGTGCACGCTGCTTTATTGAAGAACCATGTGGATAATTCAACTACTTTAGCAATAGCGCTTTAAAAGCAATTCATTTAAAGGTATTTGATTATGTTTGaggattttgtttacattttacatgctgtttcatattttatgttaaacaaTTTTGGACTAATcatgtaattaaaattattgcaacctggtctgttgcaacacgcacgcttttcgTGCGTGGATCTTGACAGATGACAACAGCAATTTCGCCATgctatgaaacattgttttagaTGTGTGCGAAGTAACTTTAATCGACGAAATTTAACACATGGCTATAGCAAAGCGAAATATACATCAGTGGGGGTATTCAAGTGATTATCAAGATGGtcacgtccatgccgaggcaggtatttttagCCGGTTTATACCCTTTActtcttgtattttttttttctaatttactggcgtttatttcatagtaatattcgctctatatcccAACTTttctcgctgcgaaatttcttagcgggaagacctaattagggctccactaaaaATTGTGCgggaagtaaagtcgagatatgaagcgaatttaaatacgaaattaaCACTTATCACCTTTTTACGGATTTAACTGGAAaatgagcgtcatttaaaaaataaacaaaagtaataaagggtataaaacggcgaaaaatatctGTCTCAtcacggacgtcgccatcttcataatcacgtgattaccccctctgatacaCGTACTGACATTAAATTACTACCACGTAGATTATTTAAAGGTTCTTGTTTTCAGAACTTACTTGCCATAAGGattcaattgctcaccatttgcttttaactttcctaagtaactattgtttacagttaaaagATTCGAGGATGATGCTCGACATTGTATTTAATGTACTGTACATTTActgttttatattacgtaaatggtaaatctgtaattatttgttaaacaatcttCGGTAAACGCTTACTTAATTGACTgacgtcaataaaaaaataatagtcGCCATTTAACCCCGCTCTCATAAGCATTCTAGGAACCTATTTGACGGCGAAAATTGCAGTTTGGCGACTATAAAGTAACCTGAGCATTTCTATTGACGCATCTGTGTTAGCACACATGACTTAAATGTGGcttgtcaaaaaaaaattaaacactaatatgtacggtggcatagaggggACATGGTAGTCTTGTTCGGTcttaaatgggtcttatggcgcgtTGGCTTGCGTAGCTAAAACCCTTCCTGTGCTAGGgttcgtggtctcattaggtaTCTCCTAATACGGTTATTTTGCCATCGCATATGGCAtcatacccattttcgcatgacgcgggtgtTGTCTTGAAACATACTTTAATGTGGCTtgtcaaacacaaatacaaaattatagAGGACGGGCGGGGTGGACCTTAGACAGCGTGCTGAGGAAACCGTTCTGGTGTTCCGCAAATAAACGTAGAGCGTACTAggtaatgagaccacgaaaccttgcgctGTCAGGGCTTTAGCTACGCTAGACAACGCGCCATAAGCCCCATTTAAGACCGTTTTCTGTAATATATTGTCTTGAAACCGCATCTTAAAGGTATGCGGTTGTCTTAAAAGCTTCCCTTAAAGGTTTCGGGGTCTCATTATATATCTCCTGATGCGGTTGTCTTGAaaccgcatatggcataagactcgTTTTTGTTTGACGAATTGTCATCGAATAAaatggcataatacccatttttgcaTAACGCGGGTCTTGGTATTGAATTTTAGTGTGGTTCCACAAATAATAGAAACACATCACTAGTTAACAAAGCAAACTCCAACCTGTTAGTGTGACTCCACAAATTATTTATAGAAACACATCACTAATTAACAAAGCAAACTTAAACATGGGTGTTTTGTTCGGGTTTTCTTGGCACGTTTAGTGTACATAAAGCCCTGTCTGCGCaatgttttgtggtctcataatgTATCTCCTGACCTACTGCGAGAGGCGCAGGCTGAACCATAGCAACCCATACTATTTCAAATCAGACATATGTTTCAACTAATTCAAATTCAAATGGATTTGTTTGTCTTATTTACCATCAACTAAGTGTATGGATGTAACAATGTACATGAATTcataatgtttaaaatgatttaattcgTTTTCAGTATGAATGAGGTGTGTAATGTGTATATacttattatgttaaatgtgtttcaGTTTTTTGCCTACATACGATTTACATTCtgcattttgttcttttcaggttGATCAATATATCCAAAAGACTCCATGTTGTGCATTTTCAAACTTTGGAAAGTTATTACAAGTTAAATGGCGTATAGAACATTTattatcaaatgtaaaatatataaccaataatgcattttttaaagcgagattatacgattttttatatgtgataaattgtaatatattgataaaatatgttacaataacataaaataggctaaaaaaatatacattagagacgaatttcata from Dreissena polymorpha isolate Duluth1 chromosome 5, UMN_Dpol_1.0, whole genome shotgun sequence harbors:
- the LOC127881266 gene encoding beta-1,3-galactosyl-O-glycosyl-glycoprotein beta-1,6-N-acetylglucosaminyltransferase-like encodes the protein MMGRWLTFRQKEEQQQRRITQKTSNTMKSQGYITDTLSELEREFPVGFSILMYKDIEMFERLLRAIYRPQNFYCIHVDDKTSDEIFKAVVSITGCFGNVFMASQRIRVKWGKLSVLTPELVCMEDLHRRSRKWKYFINLTGQEFPLKSNFELVKILTALNRSNDVEHDTRNFSPRWKEAGPPPFKIKPVKGAVHAVLSRAFVEFALHNEKAVEFYNWTTQTKIPDKTFFATLNHNPSLGAPGAYTGNKTRDIAAKPYIARFKNRGRVRAKEFAASVS